Proteins encoded in a region of the Cyanobacteria bacterium QS_8_64_29 genome:
- a CDS encoding 50S ribosomal protein L17 encodes MRHKRRVPQLGLPADQRRALLRSQATQLLRHGQIKTTKARARALRREVERVISLAKEGSLASRRRALGYLYDKQLVHALFEQVNERYGDRQGGYTRIARTVRRRGDGAEMAIIELV; translated from the coding sequence ATGCGCCACAAACGCCGCGTTCCCCAACTGGGCCTGCCCGCCGATCAGCGCCGCGCGCTGCTGCGATCGCAAGCGACGCAGCTGCTGCGCCACGGCCAGATCAAAACGACCAAAGCGCGCGCGCGCGCGCTACGCCGAGAGGTCGAGCGCGTCATCTCGCTCGCCAAGGAAGGCTCGCTGGCTTCCCGGCGGCGCGCGCTGGGCTATCTCTACGACAAGCAGCTCGTCCACGCCCTATTCGAGCAGGTCAACGAGCGCTACGGCGATCGCCAAGGCGGCTATACGCGCATTGCGCGCACGGTCCGCCGCCGCGGCGATGGAGCCGAGATGGCCATCATCGAGCTGGTGTGA
- a CDS encoding 30S ribosomal protein S11, producing the protein MARQTRRSSAKKRNVPNGVAHIRSNFNNTLVTISDTKGDVISWGSAGSSGFKGAKKGTPYAAQRAADGAARRAMDQGMRQIEVMVSGPGGGRETAIRALQGAGLEITLIRDVTPIPHNGCRPPKRRRV; encoded by the coding sequence ATGGCACGACAGACGCGCAGGAGCAGCGCCAAAAAACGCAATGTCCCCAACGGCGTGGCCCACATCCGCTCGAATTTCAACAACACCCTAGTGACCATCTCCGATACCAAAGGCGATGTCATCTCCTGGGGGTCAGCCGGCTCGAGCGGTTTTAAAGGGGCCAAAAAGGGAACGCCCTACGCCGCCCAGCGGGCTGCCGATGGGGCCGCCCGTCGGGCGATGGATCAAGGCATGCGCCAAATCGAGGTTATGGTCAGCGGCCCAGGGGGCGGCCGCGAGACCGCCATCCGGGCGCTGCAGGGCGCTGGCCTAGAGATCACCCTGATCCGCGATGTGACCCCCATTCCCCACAACGGTTGCCGCCCGCCCAAACGCCGCCGCGTCTGA
- a CDS encoding 50S ribosomal protein L13, translated as MNQTPLPTQAQAERQWYVVDAANQRVGRLATQVAALLRGKHDPHFTPHLDAGEFVIVVNANKVVVTGKKAHQKHYYRHSHRPGGMKTETFAQLQRRIPERIVEQAVKGMLPKNKLGRQLARKLYVYPGPHHPHQAQKPQPLSLETDPGGN; from the coding sequence ATGAACCAAACGCCGCTACCAACGCAAGCGCAAGCAGAGCGCCAATGGTACGTGGTCGATGCGGCCAACCAGCGAGTGGGCCGGTTAGCCACTCAAGTCGCCGCGCTGCTGCGCGGCAAGCACGATCCCCACTTCACCCCCCATCTGGATGCCGGGGAGTTTGTCATTGTCGTCAATGCCAATAAGGTGGTGGTGACCGGCAAAAAGGCGCATCAAAAGCACTACTACCGGCATTCGCACCGGCCGGGGGGCATGAAAACCGAAACCTTCGCGCAGCTGCAGCGGCGCATCCCCGAGCGGATCGTCGAGCAAGCCGTTAAAGGCATGCTGCCCAAAAACAAATTGGGCCGCCAGCTGGCGCGCAAGCTGTACGTTTACCCTGGCCCCCACCACCCCCATCAGGCGCAAAAGCCGCAGCCGCTATCGCTCGAGACCGACCCGGGAGGCAACTAA
- a CDS encoding 50S ribosomal protein L29, with protein sequence MALPRVEDARQMDDGELAEAIVAAKQKLFDLRLQQATQNLEKTHEFKHTKHWLAQLMTVERERQLAAGSAASRR encoded by the coding sequence ATGGCACTCCCCCGAGTTGAAGACGCCCGACAAATGGACGATGGCGAGCTAGCCGAAGCGATTGTGGCCGCCAAGCAGAAGCTGTTCGACCTGCGCCTGCAGCAGGCCACGCAAAACCTGGAAAAAACGCACGAGTTCAAGCACACCAAGCACTGGCTGGCCCAGCTGATGACTGTCGAGCGCGAACGTCAGCTGGCTGCCGGCAGTGCTGCAAGCCGCCGCTAG
- a CDS encoding 50S ribosomal protein L14 has product MIQQESQLKVADNSGARRLQCLRVLAGGNCPYAGIGDEVIAVVKEALPNATIRKSDIVRAVIVRTQNNLRRPSGMSIRFDDNAAVLVNTDGSPRGTRVFGPIARELRERSFTRIVSLAPEVI; this is encoded by the coding sequence GTGATCCAGCAAGAATCCCAACTCAAAGTGGCCGATAACAGCGGCGCCCGCCGGTTGCAGTGCCTGCGCGTTTTGGCTGGCGGCAACTGTCCCTACGCTGGCATCGGGGACGAGGTCATCGCCGTGGTCAAGGAGGCGCTGCCCAACGCCACCATCCGCAAATCCGACATCGTGCGGGCCGTAATCGTGCGCACCCAGAACAACCTCAGGCGCCCCAGCGGCATGAGCATCCGCTTCGATGACAATGCCGCCGTTTTGGTCAACACCGATGGCAGCCCCCGCGGCACTCGCGTCTTTGGCCCCATCGCCCGCGAGCTGCGCGAGCGCAGCTTTACCCGCATCGTTTCGCTGGCACCGGAGGTGATCTGA
- a CDS encoding 50S ribosomal protein L5: protein MTQRLKAQYQQTIIPKLRDEFGYRNLHQVPKVQKVTVNRGLGEAARNAKALEASMNELATITGQKPVVTRARKAIAGFKIREGMSIGLMVTLRRERMYAFLDRLMNLALPRIRDFRGVSPKSFDGRGNYTLGIREQIIFPEIEYDSIDRIRGMDVAIVTTASSDEEGRALLRELGMPFRTS, encoded by the coding sequence ATGACCCAACGATTGAAAGCGCAATACCAGCAAACCATCATCCCCAAGCTGCGGGACGAGTTTGGCTATCGCAACCTCCATCAGGTGCCGAAAGTGCAAAAGGTGACCGTCAACCGCGGTCTGGGCGAGGCAGCGCGCAATGCCAAAGCGCTTGAGGCCTCCATGAACGAGCTCGCCACCATTACCGGTCAAAAGCCGGTGGTGACGCGCGCCCGCAAGGCCATTGCCGGGTTCAAAATCCGCGAGGGCATGTCCATTGGATTGATGGTGACGCTGCGGCGGGAGCGCATGTACGCCTTTCTCGACCGGCTGATGAACCTGGCACTGCCGCGGATCCGAGACTTTCGCGGCGTCAGCCCCAAAAGCTTTGACGGCCGAGGCAACTACACCCTAGGCATCCGCGAGCAAATCATTTTCCCCGAGATCGAGTACGACAGTATCGATCGCATCCGCGGCATGGACGTTGCCATCGTGACCACCGCTTCCAGCGATGAAGAAGGGCGCGCGCTGCTGCGCGAGCTGGGCATGCCCTTTCGCACGAGCTAA
- a CDS encoding 50S ribosomal protein L15 produces MRLHDLNPQQGARKRAQRLGRGDSSNRGATCGRGMRGQKARAGSGPIAGFEGGQMPLYRRVPKLKHFTVIAPTRYTTVNVGALSALEANAEVTRDRLVQAGIVTDKRGPLKILGGGELNVALQVKAAAFSASARRKIEAAGGRCETVA; encoded by the coding sequence GTGAGACTGCACGACCTCAACCCCCAACAAGGCGCCCGCAAGCGCGCCCAACGCCTCGGCCGCGGCGATTCCAGCAACCGCGGCGCTACCTGCGGTCGGGGCATGCGGGGGCAAAAAGCCCGCGCCGGCTCGGGGCCCATTGCCGGGTTCGAGGGCGGCCAAATGCCGCTCTACCGGCGCGTGCCCAAGCTCAAGCACTTTACGGTCATTGCGCCCACGCGCTATACCACGGTCAATGTGGGGGCGCTGAGCGCGCTCGAAGCCAATGCGGAAGTAACCCGCGATCGCTTAGTCCAGGCAGGCATCGTCACCGACAAGCGCGGGCCGCTCAAGATCTTGGGCGGTGGCGAGCTCAACGTAGCGCTGCAGGTCAAAGCAGCGGCCTTTTCCGCCAGCGCACGCCGCAAGATCGAGGCGGCTGGCGGCCGCTGCGAAACTGTTGCCTAA
- a CDS encoding adenylate kinase has translation MSARLIFLGPPGAGKGTQAQLLAQQLGVPHIATGDILREAITAGSELGQKAQAYVERGELVPDTLLADLIRERLNQPDAQQGWILDGFPRNVNQAQFLEQLLGELGQQYDRVLNLDVPDEVLVERLLARGRKDDTEATIQRRLDVYREQTAALIDYYRQRDSFCTIDGNRDCERVTEALKQAVRG, from the coding sequence ATGAGCGCGCGATTGATTTTTTTGGGCCCACCAGGGGCCGGCAAGGGCACGCAGGCCCAGTTGCTCGCCCAGCAGCTGGGCGTCCCGCACATCGCCACCGGCGATATCCTGCGCGAGGCGATCACGGCCGGGAGCGAGCTGGGGCAAAAGGCGCAGGCCTACGTCGAGCGGGGCGAGTTGGTCCCCGACACCCTGCTCGCCGACCTCATTCGGGAGCGGCTCAACCAGCCGGATGCCCAGCAGGGCTGGATTCTGGATGGTTTCCCCCGCAACGTCAACCAGGCCCAATTCCTGGAGCAGTTGCTGGGCGAGCTCGGCCAGCAATATGACCGCGTGCTCAACTTGGATGTCCCGGACGAGGTGCTAGTCGAACGCCTGCTCGCGCGCGGGCGCAAGGACGATACGGAAGCCACCATCCAGCGGCGCCTGGATGTCTATCGCGAGCAGACCGCTGCGCTCATCGACTACTATCGCCAGCGCGATAGCTTCTGCACCATCGACGGCAACCGCGATTGCGAGCGCGTTACCGAAGCGCTCAAGCAGGCCGTTCGCGGCTAG
- a CDS encoding 30S ribosomal protein S17: MAAKQRVGRVVSNKMDKTVVVVTENRAPSRKYGKTMALTKRFKAHDESNQCQEGDHVRIRETRPLSRTKRWVVESVLASSSSA, translated from the coding sequence ATGGCAGCCAAACAACGGGTCGGACGGGTGGTCAGCAACAAAATGGACAAAACGGTGGTGGTCGTCACCGAGAATCGGGCGCCCAGCCGCAAGTACGGCAAAACCATGGCCTTGACCAAGCGCTTCAAAGCGCACGACGAAAGCAACCAGTGCCAGGAAGGCGATCACGTGCGCATCCGCGAGACGCGACCGCTCAGCCGGACCAAGCGCTGGGTTGTCGAGTCCGTGCTGGCTAGCAGCTCCTCCGCTTAG
- a CDS encoding 30S ribosomal protein S13, which translates to MARIAGVDLPREKPIEAGLTYVYGIGFTRSSQILAATGIDRATRVKDLSDDQAMTLRSHIEQHYRVEGDLRRWENMNIKRLMDIGTYRGRRHRQGLPVRGQRTRTNSKTRRGRRTGTPGSKKKK; encoded by the coding sequence GTGGCACGCATTGCTGGTGTTGATCTTCCGCGCGAGAAGCCCATCGAGGCAGGGCTGACCTACGTCTACGGCATTGGATTCACGCGCTCGTCGCAAATCCTAGCAGCCACCGGTATTGATCGCGCCACGCGCGTCAAGGATCTCAGCGACGACCAAGCCATGACCCTGCGCTCGCACATCGAGCAGCACTATCGCGTCGAGGGCGATCTGCGGCGCTGGGAGAACATGAACATCAAGCGCTTGATGGACATTGGGACCTACCGCGGCCGCCGCCACCGCCAGGGGCTGCCCGTGCGCGGCCAGCGCACGCGTACCAACTCCAAAACCCGCCGTGGCCGCCGCACCGGCACTCCCGGCAGCAAGAAAAAGAAATAA
- a CDS encoding 30S ribosomal protein S8: protein MAPTDTIADMLTRIRNACMVRHESTVVPATKMNRRIADVLKAEGFISDCEEIGEGVRREIAIALKYKGRNRQPAIANLQRVSRPGLRVYYNRKELPRVLGGIGIAIISTSSGVMTAREARNRGIGGEVLCYVW from the coding sequence ATGGCACCGACAGACACGATCGCGGACATGCTGACCCGCATTCGCAATGCCTGCATGGTCCGGCACGAGAGCACCGTCGTTCCCGCCACCAAAATGAACCGCCGCATCGCCGATGTGCTCAAGGCGGAAGGGTTCATTAGCGACTGCGAAGAGATTGGCGAGGGGGTGCGGCGCGAGATCGCCATCGCGCTCAAATACAAAGGGCGCAACCGCCAGCCCGCGATCGCCAACCTCCAGCGCGTCAGCCGCCCCGGGTTGCGGGTGTACTACAACCGCAAGGAGCTGCCCCGGGTACTGGGCGGCATCGGCATTGCCATCATCTCCACCTCCAGCGGGGTGATGACAGCACGCGAAGCCCGCAACCGCGGCATTGGCGGCGAAGTTCTCTGTTACGTTTGGTAG
- a CDS encoding preprotein translocase subunit SecY, with protein MVANQSRTPSAQETFMQMARAAGLRNKLLVTVGLIVLVRFGKVAVPVPGIDRESFANALEGNAVTGFFNFISGGGFSALGVLALGIIPFINASIIMQLLTAAIPYLENLQKNEGEAGRRKISQITRYVALGSAAINSLGLAFFARPHAYQGGPIFIAETVLALTAGSMFVIWLSELISERGLGNGASLLIFANIAAVLPQTLGNTIEFAQTGGRQAVAQVVMLLLVFLATIVGIVFVQEGNRRIPIVSARRQVGKRLYRERTSYLPLRLNQGGVLPIIFATILLTLPAQLARLTSGQLGAGAQAAPEAQGSGWAAQLNQVLVTASTYLSPTGPAPWLYFTVYLLLILFFSYFYASLIVNPDDMSKNLKKMGASIPGIRPGQATSEYLQRVINRLTFLGALFLGAVAIIPTVIENLTGVTTFRGFGATSLLILVGVAIETAKRIQSNVVSQRYEGMVK; from the coding sequence ATGGTGGCCAATCAAAGCCGGACCCCCTCCGCTCAGGAAACGTTCATGCAGATGGCGCGAGCTGCGGGCTTGCGCAACAAGCTACTGGTAACCGTCGGGCTGATCGTGCTCGTGCGCTTTGGCAAGGTGGCGGTGCCGGTGCCCGGCATTGATCGCGAAAGCTTTGCGAACGCGCTCGAGGGCAACGCCGTCACCGGCTTTTTTAATTTCATCTCGGGGGGCGGCTTCTCGGCGCTGGGCGTACTAGCGCTAGGCATCATCCCCTTTATCAATGCCTCCATCATCATGCAGCTGCTAACCGCAGCCATCCCCTACCTGGAGAACCTGCAAAAAAACGAAGGGGAGGCTGGCCGCCGCAAGATCTCGCAGATCACGCGCTACGTTGCCCTGGGCTCGGCCGCCATCAACAGCTTGGGGCTGGCGTTTTTTGCCCGCCCCCATGCTTACCAGGGCGGCCCTATCTTCATTGCCGAGACCGTGCTGGCGCTCACCGCCGGCTCCATGTTCGTGATTTGGCTCTCGGAGCTCATCAGCGAGCGCGGTTTGGGCAATGGGGCATCGCTGCTGATTTTTGCCAACATTGCCGCCGTGTTGCCCCAAACCCTGGGCAACACCATCGAGTTCGCCCAGACAGGCGGCCGTCAGGCGGTGGCCCAGGTGGTGATGCTGTTGCTGGTGTTTTTGGCCACCATCGTGGGCATTGTCTTCGTGCAAGAGGGCAACCGCCGCATCCCCATCGTTTCGGCCCGGCGCCAGGTGGGCAAGCGCCTCTACCGCGAGCGCACCAGCTACCTGCCGCTGCGGCTCAACCAAGGTGGGGTGCTGCCCATCATCTTTGCCACCATCCTGCTGACGCTGCCAGCCCAACTCGCCCGACTAACCAGCGGCCAGCTGGGCGCGGGCGCGCAGGCCGCCCCCGAGGCCCAGGGCAGTGGCTGGGCGGCCCAGCTCAACCAAGTTCTGGTAACCGCCTCAACCTATTTGAGCCCCACCGGGCCGGCACCGTGGCTCTACTTTACGGTCTATCTGCTGTTGATCCTGTTCTTTAGCTACTTCTACGCCTCGCTCATTGTCAATCCGGACGACATGTCTAAAAACCTCAAAAAAATGGGGGCCAGCATTCCCGGCATCCGGCCCGGGCAGGCAACCAGCGAGTACCTGCAGCGGGTGATCAACCGCCTAACGTTTTTAGGGGCGCTATTTCTGGGTGCTGTCGCCATCATCCCTACGGTCATCGAGAACCTGACCGGGGTGACGACCTTTCGCGGCTTTGGGGCCACCTCGCTGCTGATTCTGGTCGGGGTGGCCATCGAGACAGCCAAGCGCATCCAGAGCAATGTCGTCTCCCAGCGCTACGAGGGCATGGTCAAATAG
- a CDS encoding 50S ribosomal protein L24, whose protein sequence is MAARKAHKLHVKQGDSVQVIAGQDKGKVGQVQRALPQERKVVVEGVNVKTKHRKPQQQGESGQIQTFEAPIDSSNVMLYSNQYACASRIAHTYAEDGRKVRMLKKTGEILD, encoded by the coding sequence ATGGCAGCTCGCAAAGCGCACAAACTGCACGTCAAGCAAGGCGACAGCGTCCAGGTAATTGCCGGCCAGGACAAGGGCAAGGTGGGCCAAGTTCAGCGCGCCCTGCCCCAAGAGCGCAAAGTGGTCGTTGAGGGCGTCAACGTTAAAACCAAGCACCGCAAGCCCCAGCAGCAGGGCGAGAGCGGGCAGATCCAAACCTTTGAGGCCCCCATCGATAGCTCCAACGTCATGCTCTACTCCAACCAGTACGCCTGCGCCAGCCGCATTGCCCACACCTACGCCGAGGACGGCCGCAAGGTGCGCATGCTCAAAAAGACAGGAGAGATCCTCGACTAG
- a CDS encoding 50S ribosomal protein L36: protein MKVRPSVRKICDRCRVIRRRGRVMVICSNPKHKQRQG, encoded by the coding sequence ATGAAAGTCCGACCGTCGGTCCGCAAAATTTGCGATCGCTGCCGCGTCATCCGGCGGCGCGGTCGCGTCATGGTGATTTGTTCCAACCCCAAACACAAGCAGCGGCAGGGCTAG
- a CDS encoding 50S ribosomal protein L6: protein MSRIGKRPIPLPEGVSVEIEGRQVTVKGPKGERTRQLPAKASLEQADGTLHVRRQDDSRTARERHGLTRTLVANMVHGVSQGFTQRLQLQGVGYRAQVQGRTLVLNVGFSQPVQIEPPEGIDLAVEGNATIAVSGIDKETVGNLAAKIRDVRPPEPYKGKGIRYQDERIRRKAGKAGK, encoded by the coding sequence ATGTCACGCATTGGCAAGCGTCCCATCCCCCTTCCGGAGGGCGTCAGCGTCGAAATTGAGGGGCGGCAGGTGACCGTCAAAGGCCCCAAGGGCGAGCGGACGCGCCAGCTCCCGGCCAAAGCGAGCTTGGAGCAGGCCGATGGCACGCTCCACGTCCGGCGGCAGGACGACTCGCGGACGGCGCGCGAGCGCCACGGCCTAACGCGCACGCTGGTGGCCAACATGGTGCATGGCGTCTCGCAGGGCTTTACCCAGCGCCTGCAGTTGCAGGGCGTGGGCTATCGCGCCCAAGTCCAGGGGCGGACGCTCGTGCTCAACGTGGGCTTTAGCCAACCGGTCCAGATCGAGCCCCCTGAGGGGATTGATTTGGCTGTCGAGGGCAACGCCACCATCGCCGTTAGCGGCATCGATAAAGAAACCGTCGGCAACCTAGCGGCCAAGATCCGCGACGTTCGCCCCCCAGAGCCCTACAAGGGCAAAGGCATTCGCTACCAGGACGAGCGCATCCGACGCAAAGCCGGCAAAGCAGGAAAATAA
- a CDS encoding tRNA pseudouridine(38-40) synthase TruA, which translates to MSAAGSSGTSARVALLVQYWGTHFHGWQRQPQQRTVQAVLEETIGAALAALLPEPEWRQQRVTVVGAGRTDAGVHAAAQVAHFDVRGPIPAAKWAAILNARLPQDLLVRDSAAVPPHWHARFSAIWRRYRYLLYTAALPDVFLRPLSWHYYAAPLRADRMQAALRPLVGRRCLRAFHRAGSARPHSWVEVQAAECHRYGAVVALELQASGFLYGMVRLLVGMLVEVGSGQRSPESFTELWIHRQRGYIRYAAPAQGLCLLRVGYPEWPFSPQAWLDAQPALGWATGSPSLH; encoded by the coding sequence GTGAGCGCCGCCGGCTCGAGCGGTACCAGCGCTCGGGTGGCCCTGCTGGTCCAGTACTGGGGCACGCACTTCCACGGCTGGCAGCGGCAGCCGCAACAGCGGACGGTCCAAGCCGTGCTGGAGGAGACCATTGGCGCGGCCCTGGCCGCCCTGTTGCCCGAGCCCGAATGGCGCCAGCAGCGCGTGACAGTGGTTGGAGCTGGCCGGACGGATGCCGGCGTTCACGCTGCAGCGCAGGTTGCCCACTTCGACGTGCGAGGCCCCATTCCGGCTGCCAAGTGGGCGGCCATTCTCAACGCGCGCCTGCCCCAGGACCTGTTAGTGCGCGACTCGGCTGCCGTTCCGCCCCACTGGCACGCGCGCTTCTCGGCCATCTGGCGCCGCTATCGCTACCTGCTCTACACGGCGGCCTTGCCCGATGTGTTCCTGCGACCCCTGAGCTGGCACTACTATGCCGCGCCGCTGCGGGCCGATCGCATGCAAGCAGCCTTGAGGCCGCTGGTCGGCCGGCGCTGCCTGCGGGCCTTCCATCGCGCCGGTTCGGCCCGCCCGCACTCCTGGGTGGAGGTCCAGGCCGCCGAATGCCACCGCTACGGCGCCGTGGTGGCGCTGGAGTTGCAAGCTAGCGGGTTTCTCTACGGTATGGTACGATTGCTGGTTGGCATGCTGGTGGAGGTCGGGAGCGGCCAGCGCTCGCCCGAGAGCTTTACCGAGCTCTGGATTCACCGCCAGCGGGGGTACATCCGGTACGCTGCCCCAGCGCAGGGCCTGTGCCTGCTGCGCGTGGGCTATCCCGAGTGGCCTTTTTCCCCGCAAGCTTGGCTCGATGCCCAGCCTGCCCTGGGTTGGGCAACGGGATCGCCCAGCCTGCACTAG
- a CDS encoding 50S ribosomal protein L18 — translation MSLTRRNATRRQLLARRHQRVRQRISGTAQRPRLSVFRSGQHIYAQAIDDTRHHTLAAASTLDRQLREQYPAKATCETAAVVGQLLAERARQQGIQQVVFDRGGHRYHGRVKALADAAREGGLQF, via the coding sequence ATGAGCCTCACGCGCCGAAACGCCACTCGCAGGCAGCTGCTGGCCCGCCGCCACCAGCGGGTTCGCCAGCGCATCAGCGGCACGGCCCAGCGACCGCGCCTGTCCGTCTTTCGCTCCGGGCAGCACATTTACGCCCAAGCGATCGACGACACGCGCCACCACACCCTGGCAGCCGCCTCCACCCTGGACCGGCAGCTGCGCGAGCAGTATCCGGCCAAAGCCACCTGCGAAACCGCGGCCGTGGTGGGCCAGCTCCTTGCCGAGCGGGCCCGCCAGCAAGGAATCCAGCAGGTGGTGTTCGATCGCGGCGGCCATCGCTACCACGGCCGGGTCAAGGCCTTGGCGGATGCGGCGCGCGAGGGCGGGCTGCAGTTCTAG
- the rpsE gene encoding 30S ribosomal protein S5, which yields MAKRNSRTKEKETDFQERVVQIRRVSKVVQGGKKLSFRAIVVVGDGKGQVGVGVGKASDVIGAVRKGIAEGKKQAIEVPLTQSNSIPHRGYGTAGGAQVMMRPAAPGTGVIAGGAVRAVLELSGVQNILAKQLGSNNPLNNARAAINGLSELRTPSEAARQRDVSVEHLYWKG from the coding sequence ATGGCAAAGCGCAACAGCCGAACCAAGGAAAAAGAGACGGACTTTCAGGAGCGCGTCGTCCAGATCCGCCGCGTGAGCAAGGTCGTCCAGGGCGGCAAAAAGCTCAGCTTTCGGGCGATCGTGGTCGTGGGAGACGGCAAAGGCCAGGTGGGCGTGGGCGTTGGCAAGGCCAGCGACGTCATCGGCGCCGTCCGCAAAGGGATCGCCGAAGGCAAAAAGCAAGCCATCGAGGTACCGCTGACCCAAAGTAACTCCATTCCCCACCGCGGCTACGGCACCGCCGGGGGCGCCCAGGTCATGATGCGGCCCGCTGCGCCCGGAACCGGCGTCATTGCCGGTGGTGCCGTCCGGGCCGTGTTGGAGCTCTCAGGGGTGCAGAACATCCTGGCCAAGCAGCTGGGCTCCAACAACCCGCTCAACAACGCCCGGGCTGCCATCAACGGCCTGTCCGAGCTGCGCACCCCCAGCGAGGCCGCCCGCCAGCGCGATGTCTCGGTGGAGCACCTGTACTGGAAGGGCTAG
- a CDS encoding DNA-directed RNA polymerase subunit alpha — protein MAQFQIECIESKTNADRSQYSQFVLEPLERGQGITVGNALRRVLLANLSGAAVTAVRIAGVNHEFATLEGVREDVLEILLNMKEIAVRAHSEGPHLGRMVAHGPGTATAAQFELPSEVEVVNPDRPVATLSEGAKLEMEFQIERGSGYRTVERTQDEGSALDFLQIDAAFMPIRKANYSVEDTRARDPNTDGSVTKDRLLLDITTDGSISPEEALSQAAGIAVGLFEPLRDLRLESLQQEASGSADSTGQIPIEELQLSVRAYNCLKRAQINSVADLLDYSHEDLLEIKNFGQKSAEEVLEALQQRLGITLPQEKSASQ, from the coding sequence GTGGCGCAGTTTCAGATCGAGTGCATCGAGTCCAAAACCAACGCCGATCGCAGCCAGTACAGCCAGTTCGTGCTCGAGCCGCTCGAGCGGGGACAGGGCATTACGGTGGGCAACGCGCTGCGGCGGGTCCTGCTCGCCAACCTGTCAGGGGCAGCGGTAACGGCGGTCCGCATCGCCGGGGTCAACCACGAATTCGCCACCCTCGAGGGCGTTCGCGAGGACGTGCTCGAGATCCTGCTCAACATGAAAGAAATCGCGGTTCGGGCGCACTCGGAGGGTCCCCACCTGGGGCGCATGGTCGCGCACGGTCCCGGAACCGCGACGGCAGCGCAGTTCGAGCTTCCCTCCGAGGTTGAGGTTGTCAACCCTGATCGGCCCGTGGCGACCCTCAGCGAGGGGGCCAAGTTGGAGATGGAGTTTCAAATCGAGCGCGGGAGCGGCTACCGCACCGTCGAGCGCACCCAGGATGAAGGCAGCGCCCTCGATTTTCTGCAGATCGATGCGGCTTTTATGCCCATCCGCAAGGCCAACTACAGCGTTGAAGACACCCGCGCTCGGGATCCCAATACCGACGGCTCAGTAACCAAGGATCGCCTGCTGCTCGATATCACCACCGACGGCAGCATCTCGCCGGAAGAAGCCCTCTCGCAAGCAGCTGGCATTGCGGTGGGCTTGTTCGAGCCGCTGCGGGACCTGAGGCTCGAGTCGCTGCAGCAGGAGGCTTCGGGTAGCGCCGACTCCACCGGCCAGATCCCCATCGAGGAGCTGCAGCTATCGGTGCGCGCCTACAACTGCCTCAAGCGCGCCCAAATCAACTCGGTCGCCGACTTGCTCGACTACAGCCACGAGGACTTGCTCGAGATCAAAAACTTCGGTCAAAAATCGGCCGAGGAAGTCCTAGAGGCCCTGCAGCAACGATTGGGCATTACCCTGCCGCAGGAGAAATCGGCCAGCCAATAG
- the infA gene encoding translation initiation factor IF-1 — MAKQDLIEMEGTVTESLPNAMFRVDLENGFNILAHISGKIRRNYIKILPGDRVKVELTPYDLSKGRITYRLRKK; from the coding sequence ATGGCCAAACAGGACCTGATCGAGATGGAAGGGACGGTCACAGAGTCCCTGCCCAACGCGATGTTCCGCGTCGATCTGGAGAATGGCTTCAATATCTTGGCGCACATCTCGGGCAAGATCCGCCGCAACTACATCAAGATCCTGCCCGGCGACCGGGTCAAGGTGGAGCTAACGCCCTACGATTTGAGCAAAGGGCGCATTACCTACCGGCTGCGCAAAAAATAG